GTGTTTCAGTATATAGGAGGGCCTAGAATAAGATATTTGCCTATTCCTCTATTAAATATTCTTAATGGAGGACTTCATGCTGGTAATGAGTTAAAAATCCAAGAATTTATTATAATACCTCTAAAGTTTGATAATTTTAGTGAAGCGCTTTTTGCTGCCGACGAAGTATACAAGAATTTGAAAGGACTAGTAACAGAAAGATATGGAAAAGTTTACACTATGTTAGGCGATGAAGGAGGAATAGCTCCTCCATTATCTAAAACAGAAGATGCACTCGATTTGGTCTATACTGCTATTAAAAACTCTGGTTATGAGGATAAGATTATGATGGGAATAGACGCAGCATCTTCTGACTTTTTTGATGGAAATCACTACGAAATAGATGGTAAAAAACTTACACCAGATGAAATGATAGATTATTATGTTAACTTAGCTTCCCGATATCCGTTATTGTATATAGAAGATCCCTTCAACGAGAACGATTTCGCAAGATTTTCTATACTTCAACAAAAACTAAAGAAAAGCATAATTACTGGGGATGATCTCTTTACTACTAACATAGAATATTTAAGAAAAGGAATTGAAATGAATTCTGCTAAAGGTACGATTGTAAAACCTAATCAAATAGGCACATTATCAGAAACTTTTGAATACATTGAATTTGCTAAAAAGAACTCTATTAAAACAATTGTAAGTCACAGAAGTGGAGAAACTGAAGACTCATTCGTAGCAGATTTAGCCGTGGGAGTTCAAAGTGATTTTATTAAAACTGGTGCACCAGCAAGAGGAGAAAGAACGAGCAAATATAATAGATTAATAGAAATAGAAACGGATTATGGATTAGAATATTATGGTAAAAAAATTTATCTTTAAGGTATTAAAATACCTATTATTATTAAAAATATAGCTAATACTAGCATTAACATTACAAAAGTCCTAAAAGGCATGTTAGGAAGCTCTTTAAATGCCTTGACTAATCCATATATAATAGCTCCTATTAATACCATAAATACAATAGCTAATCCTATGACAATTAATCCTGTTGCTAAAGGCGATGCATTAAAATGAAATAAACCAGCTAATTGAGAAGTGACGTTAGCAAGATTTTGTAAGCTCATACTTAATCGTAAAGTATATCTTTCTCGTAAATGTTTTTTAAACTTTCTTACATAATATTTTCCTGCGGATGATGAGGGTTAAAAGCGCTTAACGGTGATGAACCTCTACCTTCTGAGGAGCACAAACCTTTATAAGTAAAATATTGTAGAGCTCATATTTTTGAGGAGTATTACCATGCCAATTTCAGTTGATGTATTAACGAAGTTTGTTGGGCAAAAGATTAAAGATGTATATGGTAGGGACGTTGGTAGTATAATACACGTATATACTGAAATTGACGGAACAGTAACTGGCATAGAAATCTCTTACGGTAATTCATTTGTTACTGTTAGCCCTGACATGATAAAAATGGACGGAGATTCAATAGTATTATTACCAGAATGGAAAACTGAAGCCATAAAGATTTTAGGCTATATGGAGAAAATAAGAAGAAGGCAGAAAGCCTTAGAAGAGTTATACTCAAAACAAGAAATTCCAAAGAGTATGTATGACGATATGAAAAGAAAGCTAGATTCTGAATTACTAAAATTAAGAGAAGAACATACAAAATTGAAAAGTAAATTAAAGACAAGATTGAATGAAATTGAAGATCAACTAGCTCAAATTGATAAAGCTACAATCTCACTAAAGATGAGTTATATTTCTGGTGAATTACCAGAAGTAGCTTATAAGAATTCTATGGAAATTTTGAGACAATCAAAAGAAAGTTATACGTTAGAAAGGGATGATATAAAGAAGACTTTAGATAAATTGGATGGTTTGGATAAAGAGGGAATAGATATTAAGCCTTCTCCCTCATTAACTACGCAACAAGAGCAACCTACAAAAACGGATAATAACAAATCGGAAGTACCATTGCCAATACCAGTAAGGGTAATAAATACTTTGTAACTAATTTAGTGAAATAGTATGTTTGATAAGATTTCATCATTTTTTAACAATGACAGAAAACGTAAGGCACAATTAGGCAAAGTTATCACAGAAATATCTTTGAAATTAAAGGACCAACAAGATAGGCTTGATGAAGCAATTAGACGACTGCGAGAAAGAGATAAAGAACTATATGAAAAAGTAATAAGAGCTCAAATAGAAGGAGATATGGCTAAAGCAACAATATATGCTCAAGAAATTTCAGACATAAGGAAAATGATCAAAATAATTTACACTGCTTTCTTAGCTATAGAAAAAGTAAGAATAAAATTAGACACTGTACAAGAACTACAAGGCGTTTCGTTAGTATTATTACCAGTAATGAAAGTTTTAGGACAGCTAAAGGATCAGATTAGAGGTATAGCCCCAGAAGTTGCAATTGCATTAGATTCAATAACGAGTAGTGTGAATAGCATTGCTGTTGAAACTGGAGCGCTGAGTGAAAAGACCGTAGTACCGACAGTAATTGATGAGGAGGCACAAAAAATATTAAATGAAACTAAAAAAATGGCAGAAGATAAACTAAAAGAACTGTTGCCAGAATTACCCTATCCGCCAAGTGATACCCCATATTCTAGGAAACAACCAATAGAAATAAAACATGAACAAACTAAACCTAAGAAGAAACCCACAGAAGAAGATTTGCTTAATTACATAAGACAAACTGGTGGATTCTTAGATGTAGAACACTTTTGTAAAATATATGATGTAGAGAAAGATGAGGTCTTTGACTTACTTAAATCGCTAGCAGCTAAGGGTTTAGTAACTTTAGAAGGGTGAGTAGATGTCAGCTCAAGCAATGTTAGAAGAAATGGCTAGAAAATATGCTATAAATGCTGTAAAAGCTGACAAGGAAGGAAAGGCAGAGGATGCAATAAACAACTATAAAAAGGCAATAGAAGTGCTTTCACAATTAATTGCATTATACCCAGATTCTCCATCTATTAAAGTTTATGAGCAGATGATAGCGGAATACAAAAAAAGAATAGAAGTATTAAAGGAAGCAGTTCCAGCAAGTGGCAGTGATTCAAAGCAAGTTGACATCGAGGATCTTATAGTTAAGGAGAAACCTAAAGTTTCCTTTAAGGATATTGTAGGTCTTAATGACGTAAAAGAGGCATTAAAAGAGGCTATAGTTTATCCTAGCAAAAGGCCAGATCTGTTCCCATTAGGATGGCCTAGAGGGATACTATTATATGGTCCTCCAGGGTGTGGTAAAACAATGATAGCTGCAGCTGTAGCTAATGAAATAGACTCCTATTTCATACAAGTAGATGCTGCTTCCATAATGTCAAAATGGTTAGGCGAAGCAGAGAAAAATGTAGCAAAAGTATTTAATAAGGCTAGAGAAATAAGCAAGAAAGAAGGAAAACCAGTAATAATATTTATCGATGAACTTGATGCGTTATTAGGAATTTACAGTAGTGAAAACGGTGGTGAAGTTAGGGTTAGAAATCAATTCCTAAAAGAGATGGATGGTTTACAAGATAAGTCAGAGAACTTTAAAGTTTATGTTATAGGAGCTACAAATAAACCTTGGAGATTAGATGAACCTTTCTTAAGAAGATTCCAAAAAAGAATATATGTAAGACTTCCAGATTTCCAACAAAGATTAGCATTACTTCAATATTATACATCAAAGATTAAGATGGAAAACGTTGATTTGAATAAAATTGCTGAAATGACAGAAGGATATACAGCCAGTGATATTAAGGACATTGTTCAAGCTGCTCAAATAAGAGTAGTTAAGGAAATGTTCGTTAATAACTTAAATGAGCCAAGACCCGTAACGATGGAGGATTTCATTGAGGTAATCAAAATTAGAAAGCCAAGTGTTAACCAAGAAATGATTAAAGCTTATGAGGCATGGCATGAGAAGTTTAAAGCTTTATGATCAGATACCCCAGGGTTCATATCACCTATCAAGTTGGCATGACTCACATCATCTCAGAAATTATATCTTTTACAAATTTTCCAGTTGACTTAGACCTATAAATTTTTTTCAAAATATCTTTTTCATCTAATTTTGTTCTTTCTTTCCAGGTGTTTAAGGCCTCTTTTAATTTAATTGTGGCTTCGTAATGATATTTACATAAATCACCGTATTCAGCCTCTAGGTCACAATACTTACATTTCTTATACTTGACCAATCCAAGAATTTTGGCTAATTTAATCCCTATTTGATCCTTATATTTTTCATAATTTTCTAAGTACTTCTTAAGCGTGATAACCGTGTCTTCAACTACTTTGTCAACTGTCTCCTTACCATCTAATATACTATTAAGCTTCTCTTCCATCTCAGCAGTAAGCTTAACACTAGTTAAATCTTTAAAATAATCTTTAAGGACTTCAACAACTACGATTCCTAAAGGAGTTGGATAAATAGATCCTCTCTTTTGAAAAAGATATTTTCTATCAAATAAAGTTTCAATTATCCTACCTCTCGTAGCTTCTGTACCTAAGTTAAAACTCTCCATCCATTTTAATAATTGTACTTTATTATATCGTTTAATATTAGGTTTTAAAACATCCATCTTCACTGATACAGACTCTATTTCCACTTCATCACCCCTTTTAACGTTAAGTAGTTCCTCGTCAGTTACATTATAATAAGGATAAAGTAGTAACCAGCCTCTAAATTGCACTTTTTGCCTTGTAATTTCTTCGTCTATGTTGGATTCTTTAAATGAAATTATAACTTTTTGACTTTTAATGATAGCGTCTTTTGATATACTAGCTAAAAATCTTCTCGTTATTAATTCTAGAAGTTTATATTGTTGGATAGGTAACTTTTCATTTATTCTATTTCCAGTAGGATAAATAGCTGGATGTGCTGGGTCATCTTTAGTCCCTTGTCTTACCACATATTCTCCTTTAGTTATGCTTCTTGTTAATTCAACTAGATTCTTAAAAGATAAAGCTAAGCCATTAACTATACTATTTATATCAACTGATGAAGGAATCTTCTGGCTATTAGTTCTCGGATAACTTATTAATCCGTCTAAGTAGAGTTCCTCAGCTAATCTTTCCACATAATATGGTGAATAACCTAAGATCTTGCCTGCTTCAGCTTGTAAATCTCCTAAATTAAATGGTGAAGGTCTAGTTAAGGTTTTATCTTCTACTTTAACATCTTTCACAATTACTTTTGATTTCTTAATTTTATTTGCGAAATCTTGAGCATCAGACCTATTCTCAAAAGTTCTATCTAATGTTATGCTTATGATCTCTTTATCAATCTTAACCTTTACACTAACTTTATACATAGGTAATGGAACATATTCCTCACGTGAAATTTCATTATCGACTACATGAATTAACGTTGGACTTTGA
The nucleotide sequence above comes from Sulfurisphaera javensis. Encoded proteins:
- the eno gene encoding phosphopyruvate hydratase; this translates as MNDDYFRIKRIKGYQILDSRGNKTIRVKVETYGGISATGDAPAGASKGSREAIELRDQDGGVTRAIELVNSLINDSLRDFDVRNQLGIDLTLIKMDGTPNKSKIGGNTTIATSIAVVKAAAKSLGLEVFQYIGGPRIRYLPIPLLNILNGGLHAGNELKIQEFIIIPLKFDNFSEALFAADEVYKNLKGLVTERYGKVYTMLGDEGGIAPPLSKTEDALDLVYTAIKNSGYEDKIMMGIDAASSDFFDGNHYEIDGKKLTPDEMIDYYVNLASRYPLLYIEDPFNENDFARFSILQQKLKKSIITGDDLFTTNIEYLRKGIEMNSAKGTIVKPNQIGTLSETFEYIEFAKKNSIKTIVSHRSGETEDSFVADLAVGVQSDFIKTGAPARGERTSKYNRLIEIETDYGLEYYGKKIYL
- the cdvB gene encoding cell division protein CdvB, whose protein sequence is MFDKISSFFNNDRKRKAQLGKVITEISLKLKDQQDRLDEAIRRLRERDKELYEKVIRAQIEGDMAKATIYAQEISDIRKMIKIIYTAFLAIEKVRIKLDTVQELQGVSLVLLPVMKVLGQLKDQIRGIAPEVAIALDSITSSVNSIAVETGALSEKTVVPTVIDEEAQKILNETKKMAEDKLKELLPELPYPPSDTPYSRKQPIEIKHEQTKPKKKPTEEDLLNYIRQTGGFLDVEHFCKIYDVEKDEVFDLLKSLAAKGLVTLEG
- a CDS encoding DNA topoisomerase I; this encodes MNCSPKSYILIIAEKSKAARKIAEALSERPITCRKYSVNYWVVTYKGKINVIAPAAGHLFNLYGNNSFPVFSMDWKPLWEIDESARYTKKYYDLLSSLSKYAIEYINACDYDIEGSVIGYMIIKFFGDLRKAKRMKFSALTKQDIQRAYSNLSPLDYNMINAGIARHKVDWIWGINVSRALMLAVKSVSKKKVILSAGRVQSPTLIHVVDNEISREEYVPLPMYKVSVKVKIDKEIISITLDRTFENRSDAQDFANKIKKSKVIVKDVKVEDKTLTRPSPFNLGDLQAEAGKILGYSPYYVERLAEELYLDGLISYPRTNSQKIPSSVDINSIVNGLALSFKNLVELTRSITKGEYVVRQGTKDDPAHPAIYPTGNRINEKLPIQQYKLLELITRRFLASISKDAIIKSQKVIISFKESNIDEEITRQKVQFRGWLLLYPYYNVTDEELLNVKRGDEVEIESVSVKMDVLKPNIKRYNKVQLLKWMESFNLGTEATRGRIIETLFDRKYLFQKRGSIYPTPLGIVVVEVLKDYFKDLTSVKLTAEMEEKLNSILDGKETVDKVVEDTVITLKKYLENYEKYKDQIGIKLAKILGLVKYKKCKYCDLEAEYGDLCKYHYEATIKLKEALNTWKERTKLDEKDILKKIYRSKSTGKFVKDIISEMM
- the cdvC gene encoding cell division protein CdvC codes for the protein MSAQAMLEEMARKYAINAVKADKEGKAEDAINNYKKAIEVLSQLIALYPDSPSIKVYEQMIAEYKKRIEVLKEAVPASGSDSKQVDIEDLIVKEKPKVSFKDIVGLNDVKEALKEAIVYPSKRPDLFPLGWPRGILLYGPPGCGKTMIAAAVANEIDSYFIQVDAASIMSKWLGEAEKNVAKVFNKAREISKKEGKPVIIFIDELDALLGIYSSENGGEVRVRNQFLKEMDGLQDKSENFKVYVIGATNKPWRLDEPFLRRFQKRIYVRLPDFQQRLALLQYYTSKIKMENVDLNKIAEMTEGYTASDIKDIVQAAQIRVVKEMFVNNLNEPRPVTMEDFIEVIKIRKPSVNQEMIKAYEAWHEKFKAL
- the cdvA gene encoding cell division protein CdvA, which encodes MPISVDVLTKFVGQKIKDVYGRDVGSIIHVYTEIDGTVTGIEISYGNSFVTVSPDMIKMDGDSIVLLPEWKTEAIKILGYMEKIRRRQKALEELYSKQEIPKSMYDDMKRKLDSELLKLREEHTKLKSKLKTRLNEIEDQLAQIDKATISLKMSYISGELPEVAYKNSMEILRQSKESYTLERDDIKKTLDKLDGLDKEGIDIKPSPSLTTQQEQPTKTDNNKSEVPLPIPVRVINTL